CAAGCAATACATTTGTAGGGAGCTGGGGTCATATTATAGATGAAAGttgtaaatgaaatgtaaattgtattttacaaacaaaaataactcaCCCAGACAGGGTACATGATGTTGGTGGagccattttttatttgtaaccaTGGGTAATGCATAACACTTTGATAGTCGTATGGGAATCCCACTGATGCTGCAGGAggtaatttttctttcatatctttttttaCCTCTAATGAAAACAcgagtatatttattaactttcaaCAAATGATTACACAAAAATGTAGATtaccataaatttaaaatgaataattcttatttattttatatggcgATGATCAAAATTCTTAATTACttgtaagataatttaatgggtaattaaaaatattcgtcgAGTATGAAAGATGTCATGTTTCTGCATGTTAGGATGTATGAAGAGTTAACATAAGCCATTCGACTGGCgtgttataagttattatcaACGCTACTTATTCAACGTGACGATACCGATGAAATGAttcgttataataaataattaatagttcttatgtaataaagcaattattcTTGTCGtttgatagaaaaattattgtcagtagtcattaaaaataataacgtttctttattgaatattctttttattaagtttaagttCCGTCTATTAAGACGCTAAGTGGTCACCGTTGACTTGCAACGTGAAGGTTATAGTGTAACACATGTCTTATTGTCAgagttttgtaaaattaaagaataaaaataaacaagatatCTATGGTACGGATTATAATCTATGGttctttaagtattttttgttgctTTACACAAGCGTTTAACGTGACAACAATGATCATACAAACCTGGAGTGAGGTCATTCCATAGAATGTGTAAGTAGGAGTCCCTGTCGTACATATTGTGTTGGTGGTCCAAACCCAATACGTGCACAAGTACATGCAGTAAATCGTTGACGGAGTTGAAACAATCTGCATTCAAATTCAGTACCTGAATGGGATAATGGAGACTGAGGAAGCGATCATTAAATAATAGGTTCCAGATGCAAGAAGCCtcaaatcattataaaatttaatttgaaattttattatgaactaataattattaggagtatttttttttgttgataccGTCTTTCCATTAGGCCGTCCAGAAGGAGGGCAAGGGCATCCCGGTTGAGAAGAGCGTTGGAAGATCAACATATTGTCTGAATGCCTTCTCGATGGTTTCCTATTTGACATCTTTTTGCCATGTCGTTTCACAGTTTCTAAGCGAAGAAACATGATGTTCTTTTTGgcattattcaaattatttcattctatGACTAGTGTTTGTGAAATACTTTTACCTTTTGTTATTTCAGATGGTGTTTTTTTATGGGCTTGTTTTACAATCCCATCGCTTTTATGTCTCAGACCGGGCAAATGGCTTGGAGTGTCTTCAGTTACATGCGTCATTTTATGTTCAGAATTGGTCGTAGTCTCTTCATCTTCAGTAAGAACTGTTGATTTTTCGTTATTCTGCACTGTTACGGactcattttttttgttcctatcTTCGGTTTCATTAAAAGGCACATGATCTACATTATTGTCGTCGTCCTTGTCTAAACTTTCATCGGATTGAGTAATGTCTCTGAACTCGATGCAAGTTTCCTTTTCAATATGTTTTAGAACAGCTTTTATGTTATCTTTTTCCTCAGCGGCTAGTATGTACAATACATAAGTCACTTTTAATCAAgaggaaaatatttcattgcaCGTTTTTAGATATGGATTAttctgaatattttctttaaagaatttttttggtTGGATTTTGATTAGATGAAAAGTGTGAttgattgtaaaaatattctaaatcaagctttaaaaataagtttttacgGAAACAGTTAGGTTTAAGGTACAAATATAAGAAGTGTATAGTTAGGATCAGTGCAATCCTACTGAGacgttataaaaaatctttatggACTCACTAAATtccaaattatttcttatcttGTAATTAACAAGTGCATACGGCCAGATTCTATTTTCGAAGTATTTATCAATTTCGTCTTGAGTTGCAACAACAGAGTTGAGATTTGTGCTCATTGCACTTGGGCATGTTTTCGtcaaataatctttattacgATCTACACATTCCGCACCATATATCATTCCAATTTTTTCAACATCCAATGCGCTGAGAGCTTCTCTTTGGCCAATTTTAACTGCCGCCTACcgaaaacaaaagttttatacgTGTGCTCATTGTATGTTTTTGAAGGCATTCCGGCCTAAAAATGTGGTCTTTTTTTACAATACGTTATAAAtactaacatatttttgtgattaataaaatcacttaaatttaatgttactttataatcaaatgtttataataatatattatacgaacTTGCGCTTTAACGGTCTGTTGACCGTTTTTTGAAAATGCCCTCGATGGATAATGTAAGACGCTTTTGTAGTCATACGGCAAAACAAGTAGTGGATCATCTTTTCTTATTTCGAAATATTTCTTGTACCCTAAAAGTCCCTTTGGTTTAGcgtttctaatttataaacattcttAAGTTACATTACCAACTTATATTAATCTGGGCTTAGTAATGTCAAAATACTTGAGGATAACAGAACATTTTTATCGCTAGCCGCTACACaactgtttaaaatgtttcgttTTTATGAATGGGCATTCCTAAGGTATTTTTCAtagagttatttaaaaacacaaaattttgtgtagcagaaaaatttcatcgattttattattcatacaggtaatttattaaaatttccgtACTTCATttgacttatttaaaattctaatattttatgaaaaaaaaaaacatgtaccAGGTTTAATGTTATCCCATAAGATGTCGATATGTTTGTCTCTATCAGACCGCGTGTGTTCGTGAGAAAAACCTAAAACGTGCATTATTTCGTGGGATATTTCACCCTGCGACAAGCAGTCGTAACCAAAAACAACCATCtggaaaaatattgataaaaaaatgctatCGTTAAAATTAAGTCAAACTATATCTATACTGCATTCAATGTCGTGAAGCAATTTCTTGTGTTAAGAACATTTATgttcaaatacatttatgcATTAGAAGTTacatatgtacctatatataatAGGTACCTTCCATAATTccaaatacaatacattacCCTCCAATAGCTACAGCAGTGTTGTTATATGAATCAGTTCTCTTATTTCACCTCACCTGAACTCCTGAGTTCGGCTTGCGTTCATTGCTGTGAACGCATTGTTTTAACCCTAAAGGGTTGCTGATGTACAACCATTCGACATTCTGCAAAGACTGTACATCAGTTGGTCTCTCACGGAGTCGTTGGAGACGGATGCAAGTCACTTTTTCGATATATTCAAAAGCCTTCAGAATTGTTTCGGCTAATATAGAATCTAtaacataagtttaaaatgGTATGATATTTGGTATATTGGACTTGttattaagtttgtttttgttttatttaagtaaaaggTATGAGAACAGGTGTGATTACTGGTGTATATTAGTAGCTGACTGATTACAATCACTTTTTCAGACGAATTATTAACCtcctcctttttttttaattcggtggaaaataatttaaataataaatgttaaaaaatgcACAATAAGTTTTGTTCTTCgtggatatattatttatcataatttatatacatcgAATATTTCAGactaatatgtaaaattattcattcataCCACCGAtatgaaagaattttaaatcgttGCCTTAAATAGCCTGCAAAAGAATCTTAAattgttgatttttaaatCGCGTATCTTTTTCTTGCACAATCTACATTACAGTCTCCAGATGTTAGCGTGTTCCTTTATTTTGTCTTACTCACCGTAAGTATTAGGATCAATAAAAAACGGTACAATGCCATGCTTCCATTTCTTAATCCAAGGTATTTTAACCTCATCatcattcaaaattttatggtCATCCTTATCTTCCTTGGGACCAAGTAGTTCGGCGGgtgcaaaattaaatcttctactttgtatttttttcttatcctttacaacatataacatattttatataaaacagggttacaatttattacatagaCGAAGAgaaggatattttaaaaatggctAAAAAGGTGTTAACATAAATGCAGTCCTACAATGTGACAGAGGTTTAAAGAGCGTTGGAAATGAATAAAAcgtaaaagttaataaagatttaacttttattaccTCTTCATTAAGGAATCTCCGCCTGTAGGTCACGGGGCTGCCATTTTGTTGCATGTCGTCGTATATTTTGTCGACTATACTTTCAACTCTTTCTATATCCTCATCTTTTAATAAAGGGTTATCGACATCTGCCCTTACCTCTCTTTTAGCTCTATTATtacttgaattatttaatgtatagttCGTGGCGTTGACCGCTTCAAGATACTTTATTTCTTGGTTAAATAATCGACAAATTTCTAAAGTGTCCTGCCTTTTTCTATCAATAAGTTTTTGGTCCACttcaaaaaacattacaataaatagtatcaagattttttaaattattaagtgtttcaaattttaaatttccttaCCATATCGGACAGTTAGCATGGGTATTAAACATTCTGCCAAATAAAAGCAATTCGTACAAAATACTAACGCTATCCAAGCACACATCATcttaactataaaaatcaatgtaaAAGTGTTGAATTATTCAGAGcctaatattcatataatattttatcgttacgataaaacttaaaattttattacgaaatctaacaactacttttttttatataatagatgtATGTGTTTTcgcaaccaaccaaccaaaaaaaattgtaatttaaatattccatttttatttgttgttatatgAAGGCGAGTATATTATTAGTACGGTATAAtacttatgttataaatattcaactgAATCTTCCACTAATGCATAAGGCAGTTTACATTTAGCAAGTCGTCAACAGCTCAGaggtcataattaattatatttttttacatttatttttattttaatgtcatgtCATTACTTACAACCTTTTACTTTTCTCCGAGACTCCatctttaagattttatttactaatttaaGACATGTTCgcatattaacaaaaaaaaatatataagtatgaaataaataagtacaatacaatatatttatatttaattatattttcttatatttatacgaattaactgttataataatttttatatcaatattttgtatgaaattgtttagtacaaaaagaattacatatattttttcaactttttaaGAGATGTTTCTTTTCACCAATATTTTAATCGTAATTTGCTGTCAGCACCGATGACTTTCACTGAATCACCGACAATAGCCGTAATGAGACCCCATCAAAGAAGCGCCCACCACAAACAGTACAGATTTGACCTTAAAACAGAAGATTTTAACTCAAgttacatatgtttataaaaaaaaaacacaattacaaaaaaagttcaaatacaaaaattttttttttacataaaaatcgtttaccgaatttttatattataaaaaaaaaatcgctgGTAGATCTCTATGTAAAGACTTTTTCGACAATGAGCTTGTACCGAAACTCGTACGAAGTATTCGTGGTGCACATACTTCCTAATTCCCATAAATCGCGTACGAAGACGTCCACTGCGACCGCACCTGGTATCCGCGAATCGGATGATAGAAAGTTAACTTTTTATTCCGGCATTCATTTGTATAAGGTTTAGTTGTACAGTCGTAAGCGGTGTGCCAAAGAACGCACACGCCTCATCGGTTGGTATAGTGTTAAGTACCGTTAGTGGACTCGTTCGTGCTGCGAGGTTAATTTTTTCGGTAAGAAAACATCGCATTTTATCATTTTCGGTCACTCTGTGACTCTTACGCATGGCTGTAGcgattttatgaatttatatatatataattgtcataatatgtttagttatatttagtatatggATGTCTGTAACAGTTGTTTTATACACTAGTTTGAGgtataaacttttttgtttgttttaagaaatgtgtttaaatcttgATGTCCAGAACTTTCTTTTCTAAGTTACAAAAACTGAGGTACGGCCCTTAGTGCGAGATTTCGTCTTCATCCAATTATTTgccttttttgtttataaattactgatacatatatgtatattaaaaaaaataatgagactATCTCTATTGAGTTTACAACACAAACTAACTGATGATAGGTATTCATCTGAAAATGTTCATTTTACTTACAAATTTTAAGAGACAACAGAATgtccttatattataatatatttaaaaaaggggaatcaaagtaaaaaattgAAGATTAACTTTTATAGTTGAAATTGTCACACCTTCAAGTAGTATAACTTTTTGATCAGTATTAGAAAATGACGTAGAAGTATTTTGACTTAAAATACCGGACTTTATAGCACTAGTTTGTTCCGACGACCTAATAACAATGCACTAAGATTAAAACATAAGGCTCTTAATATACACCTTTATACAGGCGGTATTATATTGAGATAATTATTTGGTACGCTCAGCGGTCAGGGACCCCATGTTTGAAATCGTATGTTCGAAATGTCCAACGTAAGATGAGCCACGATGAGGTTTAACCAAAGATTAGGTAatacaaaaaacttaatttgatAAGTCAtggtcatttttttatatgcttaTTATTTTGGCATAAAAGCCTTGtgcatatatgtttttatgttaacttTCCACAAAAAGTAAATGTAACACAATTTTCGAATTTCGAACGCTAGCGTCGTCATGTTTTCACTTTTggctttgtttgtttttttgttacgtGTGTCAACATAGCCGTCGATAGTGGAATGTAGAGGGATAGATGttgttttaacatataaagtataaatatttgcagGAACGTTAAATTTAGGTTTCAacttctttaatttttcttttcgtCTAATTTGCCTCAATAAATAGGTATAATGTACAACTTGAGCGTGGCAaggctttataatatttcataaatgtcTTCAAATAAGtacaataatgataaaataatagcgATTGCATTCATAAAATCATACACTGACAAGGAAATAGGACCAGTTACGCGCTAGTTACACGTACTGGTCACGCTACGGATGAAGAActgtaaaatcatttaaacaatatgtaaaggaaacacaaaaaagtatttatattatttgtaataaaatttaatgatacaaTTAAACTTTATCGAGAACTTATCAATGCCCTTTCCTTTAAAGTTCACAGAGAGGCAATGCAAATATGtcaagtataaattaatttattaaatcgttTTTACAGTtaaatgatgataatgatataATCCTTGACCGTTGGTCAAAGATAAAGCAAGCTCGAAAGCACTGAGTatccttaataatataagttggTATATggaatttttaacttataaaagttataaacataaaactgaTGGGAGAAGATTGTGTTCTCTAAACAGCTTAAAGTAAGCTgggatttaataattatgattcaATATCAGctcatgaaaataaattaatcgtaTTGTTTAATGTGACAAAAAttctagataaaaaaaaaatcgatgtaCCAGTTACAAAAAACTGTTTGTTGCCAGATTTTTgactaaaaaaatgttgtttctacataaaacataaataagtaCAAGTACATAACTaagtagaaacaaaaaatatagtttttgtgtATGTTTTTCACAGTCTTATTACACACAGACAAAACACatacaaagtaaaatattcataagatAGAATTACGTCTTGTTATTGTATTACTGtgtcattttaaagtttttaacacgtcattttatatacctattatatatagactttatgttaaacaattatatcgctttaataacagtaaaaattatatgatctgtgttataaatacattaaaggaTATAATTATGCTCTAGAAATTTATCAacccgtttttttttttatatttatttaatatataatatattattagtaggtgccctttttaataatttttttgttaaaaatataaatacaatgagtaaagtaattaaaattaagatcatAGTACAATGGATTAAATTACCAAATTATGGTTTTGCTTCGTTTGCTTCtaatgtagaaaaaaagaGAAGCGATCTTCAATGAGGAAACTTTTTCAACGTCCGGTTTTAGACTCTATTCGAcaagcaatatatttattatgacattataaatgtattacagAATAACTACTTAATGATTGATTGTTAATTACCGTTGAaaccatttatttcaaatgacgagtaaaattttaatgtttcgcAAATATTAGGATTTACGTTTTCAACATGAAAAAAGGAaaccataaaaattattactttacaaaatatcatttactattaatcaatattgactgtcatttttatttgccaatttgtattttttttttagtaatatcgAAAAATAATTGTGTACCCTTTAAAACAATCGTCGACATATTGCTTTAATGTCTGACGTGAACTTATTATTGTCGGATCGATTGACATTGGCTCAATTTATTGAGGTGAATACCTTAATTGTGTCACCATGAGATCAATTACGTATCTGttgtcaattatttaaattatatatgaagtaCTGATATCtaaagtacatttaaaaaatatatatattttaagcaacaGAAGGTTGGTTTTTCGtaattgtattattgtttgaaataataaaattgtaatggcTAAAGCTTTATATTGCAACtaaaaccaaaatttttttatcagtgaGATCcaataattgaaatgaatttacgtctgacatttgaatataaattttattattttactgcacagactataaaatgttaaataacatATGTGTAATATTTCTAATGCTTTTCTAGATTggactataaatttaaatagcacGTGACCCTATTCTTATGTACTTACCGTTTGCAGATTTACCGTTTTATCGTAgtagtgttaaaattattgagttGATTTCTGAACAGACATCAGATCTGACAGCATCAAATAAtcgatgtatttattataaattatttctataaagtctattttttaaagatagaCGAGGAACACTACGtgtgcaaaattttattacgattttagtTCATTTGGAATTCTTTCTTAACGAACACCTGCCTTTCTTGTATctttgattgttttaaaataaaaatcgatttGTTGTCAGAGCTCTGAATTGATTTggttttcgttaaaatttttatttcaacaatttttttaaattagtaataattttttaattcatgtttTTGTAACGAATTTTAGCTTGAAAGAACATCAGATTTTTATTCCATCAAAGAATCTGTAATCTGTTTCGATACAGCGCAATGGcaatgtgtttatatattacgtaaaagtaagtttaaacaacaaaatcaagttaacaaaatatacaggCAAAAccaatattcaaaaataatttcgaaGGACCCAAAAGAATGCTGTGTTGCAAGTACATGTataaatcgtttaaaattaattgaaattattccTTATAAGTGCGTAAGATGATTTTGAGTTGTAATCATACCATATGAGAGTACAGACttcaaattattgtaaaatatgaaCGACCATAATGACAGGTtaaattgcatatttttttttttaacaaagagCAGCCATGACCCAAAGATATGCAATTGTATgctgtatgtataaaataaaatgcctCCCAACAAtcacatttaaaaagattagTCAACAATAATCTTAAATTGTTCTTCAACGTTTAAACTTTGTTTGTCCCATTGTATAGATATAAAGAGTAAGTAAGACATAAGTgcataatttactttaaattttgcaatttatattttctaataaataatatagatatgttTAGGATGTCACAATGTATTCCCTTTTCATATAAGACGTGATGCCTTAGCccttatgtaatatatatcttcgctttttacaaaatattgtgCGAAAAATGTTACGCACACAAAACATTTGGCACACGCATTTATGCAATTACCGATTACCAAAGAAAGTGTTCCGTGTGTTCTGCCTGAATGAATATTCGCATCGCTGATTCTGACGTAAACCCGAAATCACAAATAAAACGCGTTCCGTTGCATTTCCAGTCGCACGCaactaaaattgtataagaatataaattaatttcttgctATAGAAACATATATCACAAAATGAATTAGATAGAAACGGGAAGGTTGTATTGAATCGAGATAATATGATAGATTATAAACGAGAATACCTACGTTCGTTTTTCTTGCcattgaaaattacattttaattatctttaattttacaaatgatattaaataatgaaaatgttaactAGCAAATAGCTTTAGaacaaataaagatttttatgagCTGACACTTTATAGCCCATGTAGTTAAGTTAGTTAACACGTGAGCCGTTGTCACCGAAGAAGTAGTAATATTATCTCagatagaattaaaaatggtGACTTTTGAGTGAAAAGGCTTTCAGACCTTATGCCTTCTTCTTTTGCTCTGAATTTAAAGGTGACCACTGGTGACCACTGTCTACTGATCGTGACAGGTGACATCGAGGGAACCACTGATCCTATctcaatatcataataaagataaaatacataaaaatgtatatatttttttcattattttcaattacaccacataatataattatataagtataattacgtacaattatttatttttactagacaatcttagaaaattttgtattttttttacaaacacgcgtatagtttatataaacaaagaatctttataaactaaatgaaTGTAAAAGAATACTATGTACTGTAAGTGTTCCCGTTACACGTAGAACTCGCACTAAAGTTTTCCACTAGAATCATATTTTCGATTACATTGCATCGCTGCTGCATAATTCGATATCGCATGAGAAATATTGGAATATCACTCTAAGCATACAATAATTTGCATActtgtttgtaatataatgatCCTAAACGATACTTACTATCAAGAAGGtaccattttattataacttatattaaaccAACGTATTAACTGTCGTTTAACGATCACACTGGCTCGTTTGAACTCAATCGAGTAATCATACAAACAAAATGCTTTACGTATTTATGGAAAAGAAcgaatattcttataaatctagaaaaatattatccaaACATCGCTTAGAATCATGTAGGGAAATTGACCTTCAAATGAAAGAAACCGCATCGAAATCGAAAGAGCTACCATGTAACAGACAGATATgtacacacacgcacacacacataaacGTCACTAATAACACACCTCTTTTTGAAACGgaggttaaaaataattcaatccATGACTTTGAATGCCTTTGTCACCTACAATACGATGAGTTGTGTCTAACACTCATTTTAACCGTTTTatccaattaattaattaaattcattgaagtgttcaaaagataaaaaatgctTAATAACCAAAagtaaactattttgaataaatatattatatatgtttaatcaaCCTTAACCTATTTGTtatcaacataataaaatttttaataattttcaatacggATTCCTAAAATTTCGTCCTGTTGTTATTTTCCAGTCTCAACACTGTTTATTTCAAACGATATTCGGAACATAAATCAGATCAATAAAGAACATGAcaagtacaaaatattattttaatgaataaggaagtttt
This Danaus plexippus chromosome Z, MEX_DaPlex, whole genome shotgun sequence DNA region includes the following protein-coding sequences:
- the LOC116777797 gene encoding uncharacterized protein LOC116777797, with protein sequence MMCAWIALVFCTNCFYLAECLIPMLTVRYVDQKLIDRKRQDTLEICRLFNQEIKYLEAVNATNYTLNNSSNNRAKREVRADVDNPLLKDEDIERVESIVDKIYDDMQQNGSPVTYRRRFLNEEDKKKIQSRRFNFAPAELLGPKEDKDDHKILNDDEVKIPWIKKWKHGIVPFFIDPNTYDSILAETILKAFEYIEKVTCIRLQRLRERPTDVQSLQNVEWLYISNPLGLKQCVHSNERKPNSGVQMVVFGYDCLSQGEISHEIMHVLGFSHEHTRSDRDKHIDILWDNIKPGYKKYFEIRKDDPLLVLPYDYKSVLHYPSRAFSKNGQQTVKAQAAVKIGQREALSALDVEKIGMIYGAECVDRNKDYLTKTCPSAMSTNLNSVVATQDEIDKYFENRIWPYALVNYKIRNNLEFTAEEKDNIKAVLKHIEKETCIEFRDITQSDESLDKDDDNNVDHVPFNETEDRNKKNESVTVQNNEKSTVLTEDEETTTNSEHKMTHVTEDTPSHLPGLRHKSDGIVKQAHKKTPSEITKETVKRHGKKMSNRKPSRRHSDNMLIFQRSSQPGCPCPPSGRPNGKTVLNLNADCFNSVNDLLHVLVHVLGLDHQHNMYDRDSYLHILWNDLTPEVKKDMKEKLPPAASVGFPYDYQSVMHYPWLQIKNGSTNIMYPVWNDGWAMGHWQGLSLTDVNKINFLYKYECRKRREEAQK